The Acidobacteriota bacterium genome has a segment encoding these proteins:
- the rhaT gene encoding L-rhamnose/proton symporter RhaT: MNPNPFLGVFLHALGGFAAGSFYIPYKKVQGWAWEVYWLVGGFFSWIIVPWIVGFLTCPGVVGVIRSASSRTLLWTYLFGVLWGIGGLTFGLSMRYLGLSLGMALSLGFCAVFGTLVPPIFEGRIAGLVASTPGRIVLLGIAVCLTGIAMCGQAGMKKEKELSDAEKKASIAEFSFVKGAWVAAFSGVMSSCMAFAFAAGKPIAEAAIRNGARPLFQNFPVMIVALLGGFTTNFIWCAALSVKNRSGRDYLRVRPAEPATAAAAAAADPAPARRPSLLLNYIFSALAGTTWYFQFFFYGMGTTKMGRYDFSSWTIHMAFIITFSSLWGIFFHEWKGTGKLTRRLVVAGIAVLIFSTVVVGAGNYVATLK, translated from the coding sequence ATGAATCCGAATCCTTTCCTTGGCGTTTTCCTGCATGCCCTCGGCGGTTTCGCCGCCGGGAGCTTCTATATCCCCTACAAGAAGGTCCAAGGCTGGGCCTGGGAAGTATACTGGCTCGTGGGCGGCTTCTTCAGCTGGATCATAGTGCCGTGGATCGTCGGCTTCCTGACCTGCCCGGGCGTTGTGGGGGTTATTCGGTCCGCGTCGTCCCGAACCCTCCTGTGGACCTATCTCTTCGGCGTACTGTGGGGCATCGGCGGCCTGACCTTCGGCCTGAGCATGCGTTACCTCGGCCTGTCGCTGGGCATGGCCCTGTCGCTCGGCTTCTGCGCCGTGTTCGGGACGCTCGTGCCGCCCATTTTCGAAGGGCGCATCGCCGGGCTCGTCGCCTCGACGCCCGGCCGGATCGTCCTCCTTGGCATTGCCGTCTGCCTCACGGGCATCGCCATGTGCGGCCAGGCCGGCATGAAGAAAGAGAAGGAGCTCTCTGACGCCGAAAAGAAGGCCTCGATCGCCGAGTTCAGCTTTGTCAAGGGCGCCTGGGTGGCCGCGTTCTCGGGGGTCATGAGCTCGTGCATGGCCTTCGCCTTCGCCGCCGGCAAGCCCATAGCCGAGGCCGCCATCCGGAACGGGGCGCGGCCGCTCTTCCAGAACTTCCCGGTGATGATCGTGGCCCTGCTCGGCGGCTTCACGACGAACTTCATCTGGTGCGCCGCGCTCAGCGTCAAGAACAGGTCCGGGCGCGACTATCTCCGGGTCCGGCCGGCCGAACCGGCCACAGCCGCGGCTGCGGCCGCGGCCGATCCGGCGCCGGCCCGCCGCCCCTCGCTTCTCCTGAACTACATCTTCTCCGCACTGGCCGGCACGACCTGGTACTTCCAGTTCTTCTTCTACGGCATGGGCACGACGAAGATGGGCCGCTACGACTTCTCCAGCTGGACCATCCACATGGCCTTCATCATCACCTTCAGCAGCCTGTGGGGCATCTTCTTCCATGAATGGAAGGGGACCGGGAAGCTCACGCGCCGGCTGGTCGTGGCCGGGATCGCCGTCCTCATCTTTTCGACCGTAGTGGTCGGGGCGGGGAACTACGTTGCGACGCTCAAATAG
- a CDS encoding peptide MFS transporter produces MLKKHPRALAFIFFTEMWERVGFYTLMAILVLYMDKVLGWSDGRKGDSYGLFLALCYFVPLLGGWLGDKIVGQIRTVRAGAVLMAFGYVGLAVSGPGRVIPFYLGLFLIGLGTGLFKVNMAVLVGNLYAGKPELKDAGYNIFYMGVNLGAMVAPLLATFISVRFHSYNLSFAVAGAGMVFALIIFRAGESRLRPFDCKLGGGGAPSPAASSAAAAAGPAPAPSCPSVDRREERQRIASLVTLFLIVIFFWVAFYQNFFGLTLFAERSTVAIKWLRPETYQFFEPFFILTLTPLLLALFGRLNRRGREPSTPVKILIGMAVMSAAMMVMAGASLAGGNLDKNIMSPAWLVGTYFLVTVAEILISPMGQSFVSKVAPPRIAGLMMGGWFAATAVGSYGSGLLGKSYSALAHHQYFLFLAVLLALAAVLVLAFMKKLRRWTS; encoded by the coding sequence ATGCTGAAGAAACACCCCCGCGCCCTGGCCTTTATCTTCTTCACCGAGATGTGGGAGCGGGTCGGCTTCTACACGCTCATGGCCATCCTCGTCCTCTACATGGACAAGGTCCTGGGCTGGTCCGACGGCCGCAAGGGCGACTCGTACGGGCTCTTCCTGGCCCTCTGCTACTTCGTGCCGCTCCTCGGCGGCTGGCTCGGGGACAAGATCGTCGGCCAGATCCGGACGGTCCGGGCCGGCGCGGTCCTCATGGCCTTCGGCTACGTCGGGCTGGCCGTCTCAGGTCCCGGCCGCGTAATCCCCTTCTATCTCGGGCTCTTCCTCATCGGCCTCGGGACGGGCCTGTTCAAGGTCAACATGGCCGTCCTGGTCGGCAACCTCTACGCCGGGAAGCCCGAGCTCAAGGACGCCGGGTACAACATCTTCTACATGGGCGTCAACCTCGGGGCCATGGTCGCCCCGCTACTGGCGACCTTCATCAGCGTGCGCTTCCACAGCTATAACCTGTCGTTCGCCGTCGCCGGGGCCGGCATGGTCTTCGCCCTGATCATCTTCCGCGCCGGCGAATCCCGCCTCCGGCCATTCGACTGCAAGCTCGGAGGCGGCGGCGCCCCGTCCCCGGCCGCGTCATCGGCGGCGGCCGCCGCAGGGCCGGCCCCGGCCCCCTCCTGCCCCTCGGTCGACAGGCGCGAGGAGCGCCAGCGCATCGCCTCGCTCGTCACCCTCTTCCTCATCGTCATCTTCTTCTGGGTCGCCTTCTACCAGAACTTCTTCGGCCTGACCCTCTTCGCCGAGCGCTCGACCGTAGCCATCAAGTGGCTCCGGCCCGAGACCTACCAGTTCTTCGAGCCGTTCTTCATCCTGACCCTGACGCCGCTGCTCCTGGCGCTTTTCGGACGCCTGAACCGCCGCGGACGGGAGCCCTCGACGCCGGTCAAGATCCTCATCGGCATGGCCGTCATGAGCGCGGCCATGATGGTCATGGCCGGGGCCTCTCTCGCCGGGGGAAACCTCGACAAGAACATCATGTCCCCGGCCTGGCTCGTCGGAACCTACTTCCTCGTCACGGTGGCCGAGATCCTAATCTCGCCCATGGGCCAGTCCTTCGTCTCCAAGGTTGCCCCGCCGCGCATCGCCGGGCTGATGATGGGCGGCTGGTTCGCGGCCACGGCCGTCGGGAGCTACGGCAGCGGCCTGCTCGGCAAGTCCTACAGCGCCTTGGCCCATCACCAGTACTTCCTTTTCCTTGCCGTCCTCCTGGCCTTGGCCGCCGTCCTGGTCCTGGCTTTCATGAAAAAGCTCCGGCGCTGGACAAGCTAG
- the asd gene encoding aspartate-semialdehyde dehydrogenase translates to MKKIKAAVLGATGIVGQRLVGILAAHPWFEIEALCASAESAGLRYAEAVRGRWRAPGDIPPGAAGMVVQPCLPDIGVRLAFSALEAGPAGPIEESFARAGCLVCTNARDHRMSADVPLLVPEVNADHIESVRRQGYGSGGIIANPNCATAGLVLALAPLHKAFGVRRVFVATMQALSGAGYPGVPALDAVGNIIPLIPGEEEKIESEPLKILGDGTRPAGFRVSASCHRAASLEGHLLSAAVEFERGASCQAVAAAMSSFAPLRDLGLPGAPAFPLFVHPDGDRPQPCRDAGRGDGMTVTVGRIRPDRLFDCRFTALVNNLVRGAAGAAVLNAELAVRRGYLS, encoded by the coding sequence ATGAAGAAGATCAAGGCCGCAGTCCTGGGAGCGACGGGGATCGTGGGCCAGCGCCTCGTCGGGATCCTGGCCGCCCATCCCTGGTTCGAGATCGAGGCCCTGTGCGCGTCGGCCGAGAGCGCGGGCCTGCGCTACGCCGAAGCCGTCCGCGGGAGATGGCGGGCGCCCGGCGACATCCCGCCGGGAGCGGCCGGGATGGTCGTCCAGCCCTGCCTGCCGGACATCGGCGTCCGGCTCGCCTTCAGCGCCCTGGAAGCCGGGCCGGCGGGCCCCATCGAGGAATCCTTCGCCCGGGCGGGCTGCCTCGTCTGCACGAACGCCAGGGACCACAGGATGTCGGCGGACGTGCCGCTTCTCGTCCCCGAGGTCAACGCCGATCATATCGAATCGGTCCGGCGCCAGGGCTACGGCTCCGGCGGCATCATCGCCAACCCCAATTGCGCCACCGCCGGCCTGGTCCTGGCCCTGGCCCCGCTCCATAAGGCCTTCGGCGTGCGACGGGTCTTCGTCGCGACCATGCAGGCCCTGTCCGGGGCCGGCTATCCCGGCGTCCCGGCGCTCGACGCCGTCGGCAACATAATCCCCCTGATCCCCGGCGAGGAGGAGAAGATCGAAAGCGAGCCGCTGAAGATCCTGGGGGACGGGACGCGTCCGGCCGGCTTCCGCGTCAGCGCCTCGTGCCATCGCGCGGCCTCGCTGGAGGGACACCTGCTCTCGGCCGCGGTCGAATTCGAGCGGGGCGCGTCGTGCCAGGCCGTCGCCGCGGCGATGTCCTCCTTCGCCCCGCTCCGGGACCTCGGTCTGCCGGGCGCGCCGGCCTTCCCTCTCTTCGTTCATCCGGACGGCGACCGGCCCCAGCCGTGCCGTGATGCCGGCCGGGGCGACGGGATGACGGTCACCGTGGGCCGCATCAGGCCCGACCGGCTTTTCGACTGCCGGTTCACCGCCCTCGTCAACAACCTCGTCCGGGGCGCGGCCGGTGCGGCCGTGCTCAACGCCGAGCTGGCGGTCCGGCGCGGATACCTGTCCTGA
- a CDS encoding cystathionine gamma-synthase has translation MNHRFDTLAIHAGQPNEERTGAVTFPIFQTSTFGQLEPGLTRGFSYGRTDNPTRRALEECVASLEGGGHGVAFGSGLAAASACLQLLRSGDHVIAGRDLYGGVYRLFTKVYAKFGLDFTFADVTDLDALERAFRPETRLLWLETPSNPLLRITDIAGAAALARKRGVTVVADNTFASPCLQQPLSLGADIVLHSTTKYLNGHSDVIGGLLVARSADLAEKLRFLQNAVGAVPGPQDCFLTLRGIKTLGVRMERHCRNAARIAGFLAAHPKVRRVHYPGLPDHPGHEIARRQQRLYGAMLSIELRAGLEESKRFATLTRLFTLAESLGSVKSLLCHPPTMTHASVEPEVRKRNGIPDGLIRLSVGIEDVEDLVADLDQALAQVVASEEERAGARGGLAEAAAPRA, from the coding sequence ATGAATCATCGTTTCGATACTCTGGCCATCCACGCCGGTCAACCCAACGAGGAACGGACCGGCGCCGTCACGTTCCCGATCTTCCAGACCTCCACGTTCGGCCAGCTGGAGCCGGGCCTGACCAGGGGCTTCAGCTACGGCCGGACCGACAACCCCACGCGGCGCGCCCTCGAAGAGTGCGTGGCCTCGCTCGAGGGCGGAGGGCACGGCGTCGCCTTCGGCAGCGGCCTGGCCGCCGCCAGCGCCTGCCTCCAGCTCCTGCGGAGCGGCGATCACGTCATCGCCGGCCGCGACCTGTACGGCGGGGTCTATCGCCTGTTCACGAAGGTCTACGCGAAATTCGGGCTGGACTTCACCTTCGCCGACGTCACCGATCTCGACGCGCTCGAGAGAGCCTTCCGTCCGGAGACCCGGCTCCTGTGGCTCGAGACCCCGTCCAACCCCCTCCTCCGGATCACGGACATCGCCGGGGCCGCGGCCCTGGCCCGGAAAAGGGGAGTGACGGTCGTCGCGGACAACACCTTCGCCAGTCCTTGCCTCCAGCAGCCGCTCAGCCTCGGCGCGGACATCGTCCTCCATTCCACGACGAAGTACCTCAACGGCCATTCCGACGTCATCGGCGGCCTCCTCGTCGCCCGGAGCGCCGACCTGGCCGAGAAGCTGCGCTTCCTGCAGAACGCCGTGGGCGCCGTCCCCGGGCCCCAGGATTGTTTCCTGACCCTGCGGGGGATCAAGACGCTGGGCGTGCGCATGGAAAGGCACTGCCGGAACGCGGCCCGGATCGCCGGGTTCCTGGCGGCCCATCCGAAGGTCCGGCGCGTTCATTATCCCGGCCTGCCCGATCATCCCGGCCACGAGATCGCCCGGCGGCAGCAGCGCCTTTATGGCGCCATGTTGTCCATCGAGCTCCGGGCCGGCCTCGAGGAATCCAAGCGCTTCGCCACCCTGACCAGGCTTTTCACCCTGGCCGAATCGCTGGGCTCCGTGAAGTCGCTCCTCTGTCATCCGCCGACCATGACCCATGCCAGCGTCGAGCCCGAGGTAAGGAAACGGAACGGCATCCCGGACGGGCTCATCCGGTTGAGCGTCGGGATCGAGGATGTCGAGGATCTGGTCGCCGACCTGGACCAGGCCCTGGCGCAGGTCGTCGCCTCGGAAGAAGAGCGCGCCGGCGCGCGCGGCGGCCTGGCCGAAGCGGCCGCGCCGCGGGCATGA
- a CDS encoding bifunctional homocysteine S-methyltransferase/methylenetetrahydrofolate reductase, translating to MKSTFLDALAERILLGDGGMGTMLYNKGIYLNACFDELNLSNPGLVREIHREYVRSGADIIETNTFGANRVKLKKHGLDDKVQEINRAGARIAREEAGPGVFLAGSMGPLGAKVEPWGRLAVREAEGAFAEQALSLREGGVDLFILETFLDLGEIKLAARSVREACPDVPIVAEMAVAEDGAGLYGATPDAFTREMEALGVQAVGINCGAGPALMLPCLELLARATSLPLAVMPNAGIPRKVEGRNLYLCSPDYMAEYARRFIKAGARIIGGCCGTTPAHIRAMRAAIRALPAPARERLAFARPAETAGAPGIPVRERSPLGRKLADGVFVTSVEVVPPRGFDPSAAVEAARKLEKHGIDGINIPDGPRASARMSPMALASILTASTGLDIILHYTCRDRNLLGIQSDFLGLQANGIRNVLVVTGDPPKLGDYPEATAVFDVDSIGLAGFVAGLNRGIDIGGKKMAGQTSFLVGVGVNPGAVDLDNEVKRFERKVEAGAEFAVTQPVFDIRLLERFLERVRSCRVPVLAGLWPLWSLRNAEFLDNEVPGMAVPPDVMERMRRAQDRSPESARREGVEIARETLARIKGLVQGVQISPPLGNYDAVFDVLGIPGRS from the coding sequence ATGAAGAGCACTTTCCTCGACGCGCTGGCGGAGCGAATCCTGCTGGGCGACGGCGGCATGGGGACCATGCTGTACAACAAGGGGATCTATCTCAACGCCTGCTTCGACGAGCTCAACCTCTCGAATCCCGGTCTCGTCCGGGAGATCCACCGGGAATACGTCCGGAGCGGCGCGGATATAATCGAGACGAACACCTTCGGGGCCAACCGCGTCAAGCTCAAGAAGCACGGCCTCGACGACAAGGTCCAGGAGATCAACCGCGCCGGGGCGCGGATCGCGCGCGAGGAAGCCGGTCCCGGCGTCTTCCTGGCCGGCTCGATGGGGCCGCTCGGCGCCAAGGTCGAGCCCTGGGGGAGGCTGGCCGTCCGGGAGGCCGAGGGCGCTTTCGCCGAGCAGGCCCTGAGCCTGCGGGAGGGCGGGGTGGACCTGTTCATCCTGGAGACCTTCCTTGACCTCGGGGAGATCAAGCTGGCGGCGCGGAGCGTGCGGGAAGCCTGCCCCGACGTTCCCATAGTCGCCGAGATGGCCGTCGCCGAGGACGGCGCCGGCCTTTACGGCGCGACGCCGGACGCCTTCACCCGGGAGATGGAGGCCCTCGGCGTCCAGGCCGTCGGGATCAATTGCGGGGCCGGGCCCGCGCTCATGCTCCCGTGCCTCGAGCTTCTGGCCAGGGCGACCTCGCTGCCGCTCGCGGTCATGCCCAACGCCGGCATCCCCCGGAAGGTCGAAGGCCGCAACCTCTATCTCTGCTCCCCCGATTACATGGCCGAATACGCCCGGCGGTTCATCAAGGCCGGGGCGAGGATCATCGGCGGCTGCTGCGGCACGACGCCGGCCCACATCAGGGCCATGCGGGCGGCGATCAGGGCCCTGCCGGCGCCGGCCCGGGAGCGCCTCGCCTTCGCGCGGCCGGCCGAGACCGCCGGGGCGCCGGGGATCCCCGTCCGCGAGAGATCGCCGCTCGGCAGGAAGCTCGCCGACGGCGTCTTTGTGACGAGCGTCGAGGTCGTCCCTCCCCGCGGCTTCGATCCTTCGGCCGCCGTCGAGGCGGCCCGCAAGCTCGAGAAGCACGGCATCGACGGCATCAACATCCCCGACGGACCGAGGGCGAGCGCCCGCATGAGCCCCATGGCCCTGGCCTCCATCCTGACCGCCTCGACCGGGCTCGACATCATCCTTCATTACACCTGCCGCGACCGCAACCTGCTGGGCATCCAATCGGATTTCCTGGGCCTCCAGGCGAACGGCATCCGGAACGTCCTGGTCGTCACCGGCGACCCTCCGAAGCTCGGCGATTATCCCGAGGCCACGGCGGTTTTCGACGTCGACTCGATCGGCCTCGCGGGATTCGTCGCCGGCCTCAACCGGGGGATCGATATCGGCGGCAAGAAGATGGCCGGGCAGACGAGCTTCCTCGTCGGCGTGGGCGTCAATCCGGGCGCCGTCGACCTCGACAACGAAGTGAAGCGGTTCGAACGCAAGGTGGAAGCCGGGGCCGAATTCGCCGTCACCCAGCCGGTCTTCGACATCCGGCTCCTCGAGCGGTTCCTCGAGCGCGTCCGCTCGTGCCGGGTCCCCGTCCTGGCCGGCCTCTGGCCGCTCTGGAGCCTGAGGAACGCCGAATTCCTGGACAACGAGGTCCCCGGCATGGCCGTCCCGCCGGACGTCATGGAGCGGATGAGGCGGGCCCAGGATCGGAGCCCCGAGAGCGCGCGGCGCGAGGGGGTCGAGATCGCCCGCGAGACTCTGGCCCGGATCAAGGGCCTGGTCCAGGGCGTCCAGATCTCTCCGCCGCTCGGGAACTACGACGCGGTCTTCGACGTCCTGGGGATCCCGGGGCGAAGCTGA
- a CDS encoding Xaa-Pro peptidase family protein, producing the protein MLIQEKVKQAAGLLREFGVDCWITFTRESEICGDPTLVFLAPGPVTWHSAFIVSADGRARAIVGLYDQKGVEETGAYDKVVGYVTGIKEPLLECLKKLDPRTIAVNYSEASEICDGLTHGMYLTLHAFLGEIGLAGRLVPAERIVSALRERKSPAEIGWMKQAVRETEEIYDLAGRFIAPGRTEREIADFILAEVERRRLVPAWGRATCPSVFTGPDTAQAHYAPTGRTVEPGHVLNMDFGVKIEGYCSDMQRTVYVPAPGETGAPEDVVKGFRTIVRAVEESKRAMKPGVEGRAVDAVARSIVVDAGYAEFPHALGHQVGRFAHDGTALLGPAWEKYAQKPFRRLEEGMVFTIEPRLTVPGRGVVTIEEMVVVTGSGAEWMGRPQRDLVLAR; encoded by the coding sequence ATGCTCATCCAGGAAAAGGTCAAACAGGCCGCCGGCCTTCTCCGCGAGTTCGGCGTCGACTGCTGGATCACCTTCACCCGCGAGAGCGAGATCTGCGGCGACCCGACCCTCGTCTTCCTCGCCCCGGGCCCAGTCACCTGGCATTCGGCTTTCATCGTCTCGGCCGACGGGCGGGCGCGGGCGATCGTCGGCCTCTACGACCAGAAGGGCGTCGAGGAGACGGGCGCCTACGACAAGGTCGTCGGCTACGTCACCGGCATCAAGGAGCCGCTCCTCGAATGCCTGAAGAAGCTCGATCCGCGGACGATCGCCGTCAACTATTCCGAGGCCAGCGAGATCTGCGACGGCCTGACCCACGGCATGTACCTGACGCTCCACGCCTTCCTGGGCGAGATCGGCCTGGCCGGCCGCCTCGTCCCGGCCGAGAGGATCGTCTCGGCCCTGCGCGAGCGGAAGTCCCCGGCCGAGATCGGCTGGATGAAGCAGGCCGTCCGGGAGACCGAGGAGATCTACGACCTCGCCGGCCGGTTCATCGCCCCCGGCCGGACCGAGAGAGAGATCGCCGACTTCATCCTGGCCGAGGTCGAGCGGCGCCGCCTGGTCCCGGCCTGGGGCCGGGCGACCTGCCCGTCCGTCTTCACCGGCCCCGACACGGCCCAGGCCCACTATGCGCCCACGGGCCGGACCGTCGAGCCGGGCCACGTCCTGAACATGGACTTCGGCGTCAAGATCGAGGGCTACTGCTCGGACATGCAGCGGACGGTCTATGTCCCGGCGCCGGGCGAAACGGGCGCGCCCGAGGACGTCGTGAAGGGCTTCCGGACGATCGTCCGGGCGGTCGAGGAATCGAAGCGGGCCATGAAGCCGGGCGTCGAGGGCCGGGCCGTGGACGCGGTCGCCCGCTCGATCGTCGTCGACGCCGGCTACGCCGAATTCCCCCACGCCCTCGGCCATCAGGTCGGCCGCTTCGCCCATGACGGCACCGCCCTGCTCGGCCCGGCCTGGGAGAAATACGCGCAGAAGCCCTTCCGCCGGCTCGAGGAGGGCATGGTCTTCACCATCGAGCCGCGCCTGACCGTCCCCGGCCGCGGCGTCGTCACCATCGAGGAGATGGTCGTCGTCACCGGGAGCGGGGCCGAATGGATGGGCCGGCCGCAGAGGGACCTGGTCCTGGCCCGCTAG